The Leptospira koniambonensis genome window below encodes:
- a CDS encoding energy transducer TonB: MRLPAFFKSEIDNTGDLGEDDRRLLFAAFFVFAFASFLVAHLFTRNILFKILGEDPIVQVKERAEREKIYEVLLEQEFVDKKIKDEYKALSNVESAGSGGITKEKGFHTLSPFREFVMGNIFRNPSKASPQNSQKKTEEEKVYEVAILKQDPVEFTNPNEQTPEQTPATGRMTKIPFNYRFQQDMLFRWDGSSSMSIPTKKLVGYEYFKRMLRQIEQSFSPPGGGNFGYRDGAGTVIREAIEPGEAKVQFLLNDAGQVIDTKLISSQGQALVDQSCVDALRGQNFGKVPEDVKAQGMIYGITFIFPRIYRR; encoded by the coding sequence ATGCGGCTCCCGGCCTTTTTTAAAAGCGAAATAGATAATACAGGAGATTTAGGAGAAGACGATCGTCGCCTTCTATTCGCCGCGTTTTTCGTATTTGCATTTGCTTCCTTCTTAGTCGCTCACCTATTTACACGCAATATTCTATTCAAAATTTTGGGAGAAGACCCGATTGTTCAGGTAAAAGAAAGAGCGGAACGAGAAAAAATTTACGAAGTACTATTAGAACAAGAATTCGTTGATAAAAAGATCAAGGATGAATACAAAGCACTGTCTAACGTAGAATCTGCAGGTTCAGGCGGAATTACAAAGGAAAAAGGATTTCATACACTTTCTCCTTTCCGTGAATTTGTGATGGGAAATATTTTCAGAAATCCTTCCAAGGCAAGTCCTCAAAATTCTCAAAAGAAAACGGAAGAAGAAAAAGTATACGAAGTCGCTATCTTAAAACAAGATCCTGTAGAATTTACAAATCCAAATGAACAAACTCCGGAGCAAACTCCAGCTACCGGAAGAATGACTAAGATCCCATTCAATTATCGTTTCCAACAAGACATGTTATTTCGCTGGGACGGAAGTTCTTCTATGAGTATTCCTACTAAGAAACTCGTGGGTTACGAATATTTTAAAAGAATGCTCCGCCAGATTGAACAAAGTTTTTCGCCTCCGGGTGGAGGAAACTTTGGATATCGTGACGGTGCTGGAACTGTTATCAGAGAGGCAATCGAACCAGGAGAAGCAAAAGTCCAATTTTTGCTAAACGATGCAGGTCAAGTCATCGATACAAAACTTATCTCTTCACAAGGACAAGCTCTCGTAGACCAATCCTGTGTAGATGCACTACGAGGACAAAATTTCGGAAAAGTTCCTGAAGATGTAAAAGCGCAAGGAATGATCTACGGAATTACTTTTATCTTCCCTCGTATTTATAGAAGATAA
- a CDS encoding type II toxin-antitoxin system VapC family toxin has translation MIVLDTHAWIWLMEGDPKMEKEPILRKLYRHIPHRGLFISEISGWEVGMLVAKKRIQISGTLNRWLQDAYNAPGIQPYRLTPEVIVESVNLPDSFHGDPADRMIVATARVLNAELVTKDKEIIKYGKKGNLKVISL, from the coding sequence ATGATCGTTCTGGACACTCATGCTTGGATTTGGTTGATGGAAGGAGATCCTAAAATGGAAAAAGAACCCATTCTTAGGAAATTATATAGGCATATTCCTCATAGAGGATTATTCATCTCCGAAATATCAGGCTGGGAAGTAGGGATGCTCGTAGCCAAAAAAAGGATCCAGATCTCTGGAACTTTAAATCGATGGTTGCAGGATGCATACAATGCTCCAGGCATCCAACCTTATCGTTTAACTCCTGAAGTAATTGTAGAAAGTGTAAATTTACCTGACTCCTTTCACGGAGACCCAGCAGACAGAATGATCGTAGCGACTGCGAGAGTTTTGAATGCAGAACTGGTCACCAAAGATAAAGAAATCATTAAATACGGAAAAAAAGGAAACCTAAAAGTAATTTCCCTCTGA
- a CDS encoding LIC12806 family lipoprotein — translation MKYSFILLLLAFFGCGVKPVPPPAGKFCEPMLKNTQCVFLDFRNAKAILEDKEYPMKSTSTLNFSYKVDEVFYEVEVLNENRVKITGTNGFQKTLLKLKDKDERKKEFAKLWKAIKDLF, via the coding sequence ATGAAATATTCTTTCATACTTCTGCTTTTAGCATTTTTTGGATGTGGAGTTAAACCAGTTCCTCCTCCTGCAGGAAAATTTTGCGAGCCTATGCTCAAAAATACCCAATGTGTATTTTTAGACTTCAGAAATGCAAAGGCAATTTTAGAAGATAAAGAATATCCAATGAAATCTACAAGCACATTGAATTTTTCTTATAAAGTGGACGAAGTCTTCTACGAAGTAGAAGTTCTGAATGAAAACCGTGTTAAGATAACCGGCACAAACGGGTTCCAAAAGACATTATTAAAACTAAAAGACAAAGACGAAAGAAAAAAGGAATTTGCTAAACTTTGGAAGGCGATTAAAGACCTTTTTTAA
- a CDS encoding type II toxin-antitoxin system Phd/YefM family antitoxin — MQLSAAEFKTKCLSLMDRVHETQEEVIITKHGKPVAKLVTIKDSTAARLFGYLKGRVIENEDIVPSLGLHWDADTK; from the coding sequence ATGCAACTATCCGCTGCCGAATTCAAAACAAAATGCCTTAGCCTTATGGACAGAGTTCACGAAACCCAGGAAGAAGTGATCATCACTAAACATGGAAAACCAGTGGCCAAGTTAGTAACCATCAAAGATAGTACTGCAGCTCGTCTATTTGGTTATCTAAAAGGCCGGGTCATAGAGAATGAAGATATCGTTCCGAGCCTAGGCTTACATTGGGATGCGGATACTAAATAG
- a CDS encoding adenylate/guanylate cyclase domain-containing protein, whose translation MSDSGRRARFFILGILLCFISFSACSQAKGKERPKAENGTLDLSNWDFKKDGAVELNGDWRYYWKELIPPKNFQDDLVSDPSGFIPVPGVWNGHLLKGEPLPEIGYITYHLRLYLPEHSPDLAIRIDDGQGSAYSLYWDGKLVAYNGHPGPSPEEESPEYLAQTSSVPHAKQVDLVMYISNHYHRNGGFQMPILLGDSSEIFATRDKSRMVSAFLAGSLLIMGLYHMGLFLFRKKEMEILWFSLTCLAITSRVFFSGDRFIGEALRDAPWNIMVRIEYLSFYLGVPFMAMFMRTLYPAQFGKTAMIVIMAVSIPPCLSIIVLPPALFSYTLPYYQALIVFSGIYGMIMLTIAIFKGLQGAKLMLLGLGIFYAAILNDFIFYQFHIGPGYLTPAGLFILTFADAATLGRRIATAFNTSEELSVNLEKKVIERTKELADERDKTDLLLLNILPKPVAEELKSKGSVTPVYYESASILFTDFVGFTKIAAEMVPKDLVEDLHNCFSEFDSIVSRLGLEKLKTIGDSYMCAGGIPNTNFTHPVDNCLAGLEFLRFMQRMAESKSQMGLPFWELRVGVHTGPVTSGVIGSNKFAYDVWGDAVNLASRMESSGKPGHLNISGSTYELVKDFFVCEHRGKVQAKGKGEVDMYFVNSIRPELSMDAKGISPNEKFESLRKGLNLKLSAV comes from the coding sequence ATGAGTGATTCAGGTCGACGGGCTCGTTTTTTCATTTTAGGAATTCTACTTTGTTTTATATCCTTCTCCGCTTGCAGCCAAGCAAAAGGTAAAGAAAGACCCAAGGCAGAAAATGGAACCTTAGACCTAAGCAACTGGGATTTTAAAAAAGACGGAGCAGTAGAATTAAACGGAGATTGGAGATATTATTGGAAGGAACTCATTCCTCCTAAAAATTTCCAAGACGATCTTGTTTCTGATCCAAGTGGCTTCATCCCTGTTCCGGGTGTATGGAACGGTCATCTTTTAAAGGGAGAACCTTTACCTGAAATAGGTTACATCACATATCATCTAAGATTATATCTTCCAGAACATTCTCCCGATCTTGCAATACGAATCGACGACGGCCAAGGCTCCGCATACTCCTTATACTGGGACGGCAAGTTAGTCGCTTATAATGGGCATCCTGGACCTTCTCCCGAAGAAGAAAGTCCTGAATATCTTGCTCAAACAAGTTCAGTTCCTCATGCCAAACAAGTTGATCTAGTGATGTATATTTCAAATCACTATCATAGAAATGGTGGTTTTCAAATGCCGATCTTACTTGGCGACTCTTCCGAAATTTTTGCGACAAGAGACAAGAGCAGAATGGTGAGCGCGTTTTTGGCAGGATCTTTACTCATCATGGGCTTATATCATATGGGTCTATTTTTATTTCGCAAAAAAGAAATGGAGATCCTTTGGTTCTCCCTTACCTGTCTTGCAATCACTTCCAGGGTATTTTTCAGCGGAGATAGATTTATAGGGGAGGCTCTTAGGGACGCTCCTTGGAATATCATGGTCAGAATAGAATATCTTTCCTTTTATCTAGGCGTCCCGTTTATGGCGATGTTTATGAGAACTTTGTATCCTGCTCAGTTCGGGAAGACTGCAATGATCGTTATTATGGCAGTCTCTATTCCGCCTTGTCTTTCTATTATAGTGCTTCCTCCCGCGCTCTTCAGTTATACACTTCCTTATTACCAAGCGCTGATCGTATTCTCAGGGATTTACGGTATGATCATGTTGACCATAGCCATATTCAAAGGTTTACAGGGCGCGAAACTGATGTTACTCGGCTTAGGGATCTTCTACGCAGCTATATTGAACGACTTTATTTTTTATCAATTCCATATAGGACCGGGATATCTTACTCCTGCGGGACTGTTCATACTGACATTTGCAGATGCAGCTACATTGGGGAGAAGGATCGCAACAGCATTCAATACCAGTGAAGAATTATCTGTCAATCTGGAGAAAAAGGTAATAGAAAGAACAAAAGAACTCGCAGATGAAAGAGACAAAACAGATTTACTATTATTGAATATTCTTCCTAAACCTGTAGCAGAAGAATTAAAATCCAAAGGATCTGTTACTCCTGTATATTATGAATCTGCAAGTATACTATTCACAGACTTTGTGGGATTTACTAAAATTGCAGCGGAGATGGTACCCAAAGATCTAGTAGAAGATCTACATAATTGTTTTTCTGAATTTGATTCAATCGTATCTCGTTTAGGTTTGGAAAAACTAAAAACGATCGGTGATTCTTATATGTGCGCAGGAGGGATCCCAAATACAAACTTTACTCACCCAGTGGATAATTGTTTAGCTGGATTAGAATTTCTCAGATTCATGCAAAGAATGGCAGAATCCAAATCGCAAATGGGACTTCCATTTTGGGAATTAAGAGTGGGAGTTCATACAGGACCTGTTACATCCGGAGTGATAGGTTCTAATAAATTCGCATATGATGTTTGGGGAGATGCAGTCAATCTTGCAAGCAGAATGGAATCTTCGGGTAAACCAGGGCATTTAAATATTTCAGGTTCTACTTATGAATTAGTTAAAGATTTTTTTGTATGCGAGCATAGAGGAAAAGTCCAAGCAAAAGGAAAGGGAGAAGTGGATATGTACTTTGTAAATTCGATTCGCCCTGAACTTTCAATGGATGCAAAAGGAATTTCTCCAAATGAAAAATTCGAATCTTTAAGAAAAGGATTAAATCTGAAATTAAGCGCTGTTTGA